The proteins below come from a single Asanoa ferruginea genomic window:
- the ptsP gene encoding phosphoenolpyruvate--protein phosphotransferase produces MAEPLHGIGVSPGFAAGPVCRAGAAPQLPSPRAVSDVDAELALAADALRAVAAELARRAEATPDATAAEILRAQVMMAEDPVLDEAVADAIRAGSDAPHAIDAAFAVHRQAFLEAGGYLAERVADLDDLRDRAVAVSSGAPMPGIPSPGHPFVLVATDLAPADTAGLDPEQVLALVTVAGGPTSHTAILARSLGIPAVVRCAEAANLSDGVVVAVDGTAGAVRVGVDEATVADTRRREQERRARAAASTGPGRTADGWAVELLANVGSAADLVTGAEGVGLFRTELLYLDREKAPGHDEQVEAYAAVFAALGGRKVVVRTLDAGADKPLPFLDQAGEPNPALGVRGVRLARRDPALLDGQLSAIAAAAARTGATAWVMAPMIATPAEARDFVARARAAGLASAGVMVEVPAAALRIRALLREVDFVSIGTNDLSQYAFAADRMCGELAELLDPWQPALLDLVAACARAGRAAGKPVGICGEAAADPGLAPVFAGLGISSLSMPARAIPAVRDALAAHTRADCERLATAVLAAEDPLTARAAAT; encoded by the coding sequence ATGGCTGAGCCACTGCACGGGATCGGCGTCTCCCCCGGCTTCGCGGCGGGCCCGGTCTGCCGCGCCGGCGCCGCGCCGCAGTTGCCCTCACCGCGAGCGGTGTCCGATGTCGACGCCGAGCTGGCGCTGGCCGCCGACGCGTTGCGCGCCGTGGCCGCCGAACTGGCCCGCCGCGCGGAGGCGACGCCCGACGCCACCGCCGCCGAGATCCTGCGCGCCCAGGTGATGATGGCCGAGGACCCGGTGCTCGACGAGGCGGTGGCCGACGCGATCCGGGCCGGTTCCGACGCACCGCACGCGATCGACGCCGCGTTCGCCGTGCACCGGCAGGCCTTCCTGGAGGCCGGCGGCTACCTCGCCGAGCGGGTGGCCGACCTCGACGACCTGCGCGACCGCGCGGTGGCCGTGTCGAGCGGCGCACCGATGCCCGGCATCCCGTCGCCGGGCCACCCGTTCGTGCTGGTCGCGACCGACCTGGCCCCGGCCGACACGGCGGGCCTCGACCCCGAGCAGGTGCTCGCGCTGGTGACGGTGGCCGGCGGCCCGACCAGCCACACCGCGATCCTGGCCCGCTCACTGGGCATCCCGGCCGTGGTGCGGTGCGCGGAGGCGGCCAACCTTTCCGACGGGGTGGTCGTCGCCGTCGACGGCACCGCCGGCGCCGTGCGGGTCGGTGTCGACGAGGCCACTGTCGCCGACACCCGCCGCCGCGAGCAGGAACGCCGGGCCCGGGCGGCCGCGTCGACCGGCCCCGGCCGCACCGCCGACGGCTGGGCGGTCGAGTTGCTCGCCAATGTGGGCTCCGCCGCCGATCTGGTGACCGGCGCCGAGGGCGTCGGCCTGTTCCGCACGGAGTTGCTCTACCTCGACCGGGAGAAGGCACCCGGCCACGACGAGCAGGTGGAGGCTTACGCGGCGGTCTTCGCCGCCCTGGGCGGCCGCAAGGTCGTGGTTCGCACGCTGGACGCCGGCGCCGACAAGCCACTCCCCTTCCTCGACCAGGCCGGCGAACCCAACCCGGCGCTGGGCGTCCGCGGCGTCCGCCTGGCCCGCCGCGACCCGGCCCTGCTCGACGGTCAGTTGTCGGCGATCGCCGCGGCGGCCGCCCGCACCGGCGCGACCGCCTGGGTGATGGCACCGATGATCGCGACCCCGGCCGAGGCCCGCGACTTCGTGGCCCGAGCCCGCGCCGCCGGCCTGGCGTCGGCGGGGGTGATGGTCGAGGTCCCGGCCGCCGCGCTGCGGATCCGCGCGTTGCTGCGCGAGGTCGACTTCGTCAGCATCGGCACCAACGACCTGAGCCAGTACGCGTTCGCGGCCGACCGCATGTGCGGGGAGCTGGCGGAGCTCCTCGACCCGTGGCAGCCGGCGTTGCTCGACCTGGTGGCGGCCTGCGCCCGCGCGGGCCGTGCGGCCGGGAAGCCGGTCGGCATCTGCGGCGAGGCGGCGGCCGATCCGGGGCTGGCGCCGGTCTTCGCCGGTCTGGGCATCAGCAGCCTGTCGATGCCGGCACGGGCGATCCCGGCGGTCCGCGACGCGCTGGCCGCACACACGCGGGCGGATTGCGAGCGCCTGGCCACGGCAGTGCTGGCGGCCGAAGACCCCCTGACGGCCCGCGCGGCGGCCACCTGA
- a CDS encoding M50 family metallopeptidase, translated as MGQPSTTFVVLTLFLGLLCSLFWPATKHLITMAHEGSHAIAGSATGGKVVSVRMRPNGSGETETIGASPFLTALVGYVGPSVFGISSATALSNGLDPSAILWVTVVMMAVVLLRVRNLFGRLVILVAGSLFVLVALKGSPTTRQVFVYTWTWFLLLGGFVHTVETNVKSVGWSGDANSLRELTKLPRGIWVVCGGWRP; from the coding sequence ATGGGCCAGCCATCGACTACGTTCGTTGTCCTGACACTCTTCCTTGGCCTGCTGTGTTCGCTCTTCTGGCCGGCGACCAAGCATTTGATCACCATGGCCCACGAGGGCTCACACGCGATCGCCGGGTCGGCAACCGGGGGCAAGGTCGTGTCCGTGCGGATGCGACCCAATGGCAGCGGAGAAACCGAAACCATTGGTGCGAGCCCGTTTCTCACGGCCCTCGTCGGCTATGTCGGCCCATCCGTCTTCGGTATCAGCAGCGCGACAGCGCTGTCCAACGGCCTGGATCCGAGCGCCATCCTCTGGGTGACCGTGGTGATGATGGCAGTCGTCCTCCTGCGGGTCAGAAATCTCTTCGGCCGGCTGGTCATCCTCGTGGCCGGGTCCCTGTTCGTCCTGGTCGCACTCAAGGGCTCACCGACCACACGGCAGGTGTTCGTCTACACCTGGACGTGGTTTCTGTTGCTCGGCGGCTTCGTCCACACTGTCGAGACCAACGTGAAGAGTGTCGGGTGGTCCGGCGACGCCAACTCGTTGCGAGAGCTCACGAAGTTGCCGCGCGGCATCTGGGTGGTCTGTGGTGGCTGGCGACCATAG